The proteins below come from a single Candidatus Chlamydia sanziniae genomic window:
- the aroB gene encoding 3-dehydroquinate synthase, with amino-acid sequence MIETITTTPHNIKLVDNFFQKKLFSSLSTAYPIVIITDLSLERHILPPILNYMEELGYEVIMLTFPPGEQNKTWEIFISLQHQLVDLGVSLGSSILGIGGGTVLDMAGFLASTYCRGMQLYLIPTTITAMIDAGIGGKNGINLRGIKNRLGTFYLPKDVWMCPEFLSTLPRQEWNYGIAEAIKHGCIADAYLWEFLDNHSSMLFSSSQILNEFIKRNCQVKATIVAEDLNNLNLRTILNFGHSIAHAIETLSKGSINHGQAVSVGMMVEAKISLASQVMQNPQLLEQLQKLLKRFQLPSSFEDLKNTIPEHLHKNFYNPELIIHTLGYDKKNLSKHTIRMVMVEHLGRAASFNGAYCAPPDMDILYEILENESYAMCNH; translated from the coding sequence ATGATAGAAACAATAACGACTACACCACATAACATAAAACTTGTAGATAACTTTTTCCAAAAAAAGCTCTTTTCTTCTTTATCTACAGCTTATCCTATAGTTATCATTACGGATTTATCTTTAGAGCGCCATATCCTACCTCCGATTCTCAACTACATGGAGGAGCTTGGTTACGAAGTCATCATGCTTACCTTTCCCCCTGGAGAACAAAATAAAACATGGGAAATCTTTATTTCCCTACAACACCAACTCGTAGATTTGGGAGTCTCCTTAGGTTCCTCTATCCTCGGGATTGGCGGAGGCACTGTGTTGGACATGGCGGGGTTCCTTGCTTCTACTTACTGTAGAGGCATGCAACTCTATCTCATCCCCACGACAATCACTGCTATGATTGATGCTGGCATTGGAGGGAAAAATGGCATCAATCTTCGGGGAATAAAAAATCGCTTAGGAACCTTTTACTTACCTAAAGATGTTTGGATGTGTCCCGAATTTTTATCTACACTCCCTAGGCAAGAATGGAACTATGGAATCGCTGAAGCCATAAAACATGGCTGCATCGCTGATGCCTACCTCTGGGAATTCTTAGACAACCACAGTAGCATGCTCTTCTCTTCGTCACAAATTCTCAATGAGTTTATCAAACGTAATTGTCAAGTTAAAGCTACTATTGTTGCAGAAGATCTCAATAACTTAAATTTGCGAACAATTCTGAACTTCGGTCACTCTATAGCTCATGCAATAGAAACTTTATCTAAAGGTTCTATCAATCATGGTCAAGCCGTAAGCGTCGGCATGATGGTAGAAGCAAAAATTTCCTTAGCTTCACAAGTTATGCAAAATCCTCAACTCCTTGAGCAACTTCAAAAACTACTTAAGCGTTTCCAACTCCCTTCCTCATTTGAAGACTTAAAAAACACCATTCCTGAACATCTTCATAAAAACTTTTACAATCCTGAACTTATTATCCATACTCTAGGATACGACAAGAAGAACCTATCTAAACATACTATAAGGATGGTCATGGTAGAACATCTAGGCCGCGCAGCATCATTCAACGGGGCTTACTGTGCTCCTCCCGATATGGACATTCTTTATGAAATTTTAGAGAACGAAAGCTATGCTATGTGCAACCATTAG
- the aroC gene encoding chorismate synthase, with amino-acid sequence MKNRFGSLFSFTTWGESHGPSIGVVIDGCPAGLDLATKDFLSPMARRCPGQWGTSPRQESDFVHILSGVYKGKTTGTPIALQIFNTDVDSAPYQAQHMLYRPGHAQFAYEQKFGSVDPLGGGRASARETACRVAAGVIAGKFLAYYDIFTLAYLSSLGPLNLTSYPLLSEEFRKEIYSSPFYSPLPKESIQNVLSSLIQDRDSVGGVVSFITSPIHESLGEPLFGKVHALLAGGLMSIPATKGFEIGLGFSSTQMRGSEYTDSFIMQEGQVSLQSNRCGGILGGITIGQPLEGRVAFKPTSSIGTPCLTITKTGKPATYATPETGRHDPCVAIRAVAVVEAMINLVLADLLLHQRCSKL; translated from the coding sequence ATGAAAAATCGTTTTGGCTCTTTATTTTCTTTTACTACATGGGGAGAATCCCATGGTCCTTCTATTGGTGTAGTTATCGATGGCTGTCCTGCAGGCCTTGATCTTGCTACAAAAGATTTTTTATCTCCTATGGCACGACGTTGTCCAGGGCAATGGGGAACCTCGCCACGCCAAGAGTCTGATTTTGTCCATATTCTTTCTGGGGTCTACAAAGGAAAAACCACAGGCACTCCTATTGCTCTGCAAATCTTTAATACTGATGTGGACAGCGCTCCTTATCAAGCGCAACACATGTTATATCGCCCCGGACACGCACAATTTGCTTATGAACAAAAATTTGGCTCGGTAGATCCTCTTGGAGGAGGTCGAGCTTCGGCTCGCGAAACTGCTTGTCGGGTAGCTGCAGGCGTGATTGCAGGCAAATTCCTTGCTTACTACGATATATTTACACTAGCCTATCTTTCAAGCCTAGGACCTTTAAATTTAACATCTTATCCCTTGTTATCGGAAGAATTTCGCAAAGAAATCTACTCTTCGCCATTTTATTCTCCCCTACCTAAAGAATCTATTCAAAATGTTCTTTCCTCCTTAATTCAAGATCGTGATTCTGTAGGAGGTGTTGTTTCCTTTATCACATCCCCTATTCACGAATCTCTTGGTGAACCCCTTTTTGGCAAAGTACACGCCTTACTCGCCGGTGGACTTATGAGCATCCCAGCAACTAAGGGATTCGAAATAGGATTAGGTTTTAGCTCTACACAAATGCGCGGATCTGAATATACTGATTCCTTTATTATGCAAGAAGGTCAGGTCTCTCTTCAATCCAATCGTTGTGGAGGGATATTAGGAGGCATTACTATAGGACAACCACTAGAAGGGCGTGTGGCCTTTAAACCTACATCTTCTATAGGGACACCTTGTCTTACAATTACAAAAACAGGAAAACCAGCTACTTATGCTACACCTGAAACAGGACGTCATGATCCTTGTGTTGCTATACGTGCGGTTGCTGTTGTTGAAGCTATGATAAACCTTGTCCTCGCAGATCTACTATTACATCAACGATGTTCTAAGCTATGA
- a CDS encoding shikimate kinase, producing the protein MQIYLCGLPTSGKTLLGKALANYLSAFFYDLDDLIVSNYGCELYSTCDELYTVYGEERFREWETEQLSFLSILSCSEESYVFALGGGTLMNKKAYQVIKNKGCIVFLSLALSSVYARLHKRGLPKSLKKSAIQGTLEETLIQRIQRMTEIAHYTFPVDTINLSDKNSVQRACHTLHVLLLSK; encoded by the coding sequence ATGCAGATATACCTATGTGGTCTACCTACAAGCGGAAAAACCTTGTTAGGTAAAGCACTAGCGAATTACTTATCCGCTTTCTTCTATGATCTTGATGATTTAATTGTAAGCAACTACGGTTGTGAATTATATTCTACATGTGATGAACTTTATACAGTTTATGGAGAGGAGCGTTTCCGCGAGTGGGAAACTGAACAATTGTCCTTCTTGTCAATTCTCTCATGCTCTGAAGAAAGCTACGTCTTTGCCTTAGGAGGAGGTACTCTTATGAATAAAAAAGCTTACCAGGTAATTAAGAACAAAGGTTGCATTGTGTTCTTATCCCTTGCTTTATCCTCAGTGTATGCAAGATTGCATAAAAGAGGACTTCCAAAAAGTCTTAAGAAATCTGCAATACAAGGAACTTTAGAAGAAACTTTAATCCAGCGCATTCAGCGCATGACAGAGATTGCACATTATACTTTTCCTGTAGATACCATAAACTTATCGGATAAGAATTCCGTACAACGGGCATGTCACACTCTCCATGTTCTCTTATTAAGCAAATGA
- the aroA gene encoding 3-phosphoshikimate 1-carboxyvinyltransferase: MLIYKVSPSSVHGNVITPASKSHTLRAILWASVANGFSTIHNYLDSPDTATMIHACKQMGAAIKKFPTSLEIRGNPCAHFPNKTIIDAGNSGIVLRFITSLACMFSKEITITGSYLLQRRPMTPLIYALENFGASFTFSSTNHMLPFSLSGPLRSGYTDIEGSDSQYASSLATACSLAEGPFSFKIINPKETPWFALSLWWLEQLAIPYSYSDDTYSFPGFFRPTGFSYTVSGDFSSAAFIAAAALLSKCSLPTHLLNLDMQDIQGDKALFLLMKKLGASLEFDNSNITIYPSKFSGDSVDMDTFIDALPILTVLCCFANSPSQLYNASSAKNKESDRILAITEELQKMGACIQPTHDGLLINPSPLYGATMDSHNDHRIAMALTIAALHATGESTIYNTMCVKKTFPNFIQTLNTMNANIKECYADIPMWSTYKRKNLVR; the protein is encoded by the coding sequence ATGCTTATTTATAAAGTCTCTCCCTCTTCAGTACATGGGAACGTTATTACTCCTGCATCTAAGTCCCATACCCTACGTGCCATTTTATGGGCATCCGTAGCTAATGGATTTTCCACTATCCATAACTACCTAGATTCTCCTGATACAGCAACAATGATTCACGCTTGTAAGCAAATGGGAGCTGCAATAAAAAAATTTCCGACATCACTAGAAATTAGAGGAAATCCCTGTGCTCATTTTCCAAATAAAACAATTATAGACGCAGGGAATTCAGGAATTGTTTTACGTTTCATCACATCTTTAGCTTGTATGTTTTCGAAAGAAATCACCATCACAGGTTCTTATCTCTTACAACGCCGTCCTATGACCCCTCTGATCTATGCCTTGGAAAATTTCGGAGCTTCCTTCACTTTCTCTTCGACAAATCACATGCTTCCCTTTTCGTTATCAGGTCCTTTGCGCTCAGGATACACAGATATCGAAGGTAGCGATTCTCAATATGCCTCCTCCTTAGCAACAGCATGCTCACTAGCAGAAGGTCCTTTCTCTTTCAAGATCATTAACCCCAAAGAGACTCCGTGGTTCGCCTTAAGCTTATGGTGGCTTGAACAACTCGCCATTCCCTATTCATATTCCGATGACACGTACTCTTTTCCAGGATTCTTCCGTCCTACAGGATTCTCCTATACCGTAAGTGGAGACTTCAGTAGTGCAGCATTCATTGCTGCTGCTGCATTACTTTCTAAATGTTCACTCCCCACTCATCTCCTTAACCTGGACATGCAAGATATACAAGGAGATAAAGCCTTGTTTCTCTTAATGAAAAAGCTTGGGGCTTCTTTAGAATTTGACAATTCTAATATCACTATTTATCCCTCAAAATTTTCTGGAGATTCTGTAGATATGGATACTTTTATCGATGCTCTCCCCATCCTTACGGTACTCTGTTGCTTTGCAAATTCCCCTTCGCAACTTTACAATGCATCAAGTGCAAAAAACAAAGAAAGTGATCGCATTCTCGCCATTACAGAAGAACTACAAAAAATGGGAGCCTGTATACAGCCCACTCATGACGGACTCTTGATTAATCCTAGCCCACTCTATGGAGCTACTATGGATTCCCACAACGACCATAGAATTGCCATGGCATTAACAATAGCAGCCCTACATGCTACTGGGGAGAGCACAATCTATAATACTATGTGTGTGAAAAAAACTTTTCCCAATTTCATTCAGACCTTAAATACTATGAACGCCAATATCAAGGAGTGCTATGCAGATATACCTATGTGGTCTACCTACAAGCGGAAAAACCTTGTTAGGTAA
- the bioA gene encoding adenosylmethionine--8-amino-7-oxononanoate transaminase, producing the protein MEKHRENNQGFIWYPFTQAALDPDPILITRGEGAYLYSASGEKYLDAISSWWCNLHGHNHPYITKKLCEQAHTLEHVIFANFTHTPALELVSKLAAVLPKGLEHFFFSDNGATSIEIALKIAIQYYYNQGKTKSRFISFANSYHGDTFGAMAVAERSPGTAPFHNFFFPCDTILPPYYGKEELAIAQAQKAFSQEDIIAFVYEPILQGTGGMLIHNPEALCEILKIAKHYGVLCIADEILTGFGRTGPLFASEYLDFTPDIMCLSKGLTGGYIPLALTVTTEKIHQAFISKDRHKALLHGHTFAGNPLACSVALASLDLTLSSECLAQRQMIECCHRNFQERYGSSWQRCDVLGTLLAIDYPTEATGYFSHLRDHLNAFFLDRGVILRPLGNTLYILPPYCIQKEELLIIYALLQEVLCLQTQ; encoded by the coding sequence ATGGAAAAACATAGAGAAAACAATCAGGGGTTCATCTGGTACCCCTTTACCCAAGCTGCGCTAGACCCCGATCCTATTCTTATTACGCGAGGAGAAGGAGCCTACCTTTATAGTGCATCAGGGGAGAAATATCTCGATGCCATATCTTCATGGTGGTGTAATCTCCATGGCCATAATCATCCCTACATCACAAAAAAGCTCTGTGAGCAAGCACATACGTTGGAGCATGTTATCTTTGCAAATTTCACGCATACCCCAGCTCTTGAACTTGTCTCAAAGTTAGCAGCAGTATTGCCAAAAGGATTAGAGCATTTCTTTTTCTCTGATAATGGAGCAACTTCTATAGAAATCGCTTTAAAAATCGCAATACAATATTACTACAACCAAGGAAAAACGAAGTCCCGCTTCATTTCATTTGCTAATAGCTATCACGGGGATACCTTCGGAGCTATGGCAGTAGCAGAGCGTAGCCCAGGAACAGCGCCTTTTCATAATTTTTTCTTCCCCTGTGATACGATTCTCCCTCCTTATTACGGGAAAGAAGAGCTCGCTATCGCACAAGCACAAAAGGCCTTTTCACAAGAAGATATTATAGCCTTTGTTTATGAGCCAATATTACAAGGTACAGGGGGTATGCTTATCCACAATCCAGAAGCGCTTTGTGAGATTCTTAAAATCGCCAAACATTACGGGGTTCTTTGCATTGCTGATGAAATCCTCACAGGATTTGGACGTACAGGACCTCTTTTTGCTTCTGAGTACCTAGACTTCACTCCTGATATTATGTGTCTCTCCAAGGGATTAACAGGAGGGTACATTCCTCTCGCTTTGACAGTTACCACAGAAAAAATTCATCAAGCCTTTATTTCCAAAGATCGCCATAAAGCCCTTCTCCATGGTCATACCTTTGCAGGAAATCCCTTAGCCTGTAGCGTGGCTCTTGCCTCCCTAGACCTCACCCTATCTTCTGAATGTCTTGCACAAAGACAAATGATAGAGTGTTGTCATCGAAACTTTCAAGAACGCTATGGTTCATCGTGGCAAAGATGCGATGTACTGGGAACCTTGCTTGCCATAGACTACCCTACAGAAGCTACGGGTTATTTCTCTCACCTCAGAGATCATCTCAATGCCTTTTTCTTAGACCGTGGTGTGATTCTCCGTCCCTTAGGCAATACATTATACATTCTCCCTCCTTACTGTATTCAAAAAGAAGAACTCCTCATCATTTACGCACTTTTACAAGAGGTACTATGTCTACAAACACAATAA
- the bioD gene encoding dethiobiotin synthase: MRIIIAGIDTNVGKTFVSSILTIMLKAEYWKPIQAGNLDNSDSKVVQKLSGALCHPETYRLRHALSPHKAAALENMPIEEHRICLPKTTAPLIIETAGGFLSPCSQNQLQGDFFSSWPCYWLLISKAYLGSINHTCLTVEAMRARNLNILGIILNNYPKDEEQWLMQILDLPLLGTLIQEKIITQTTLNHYANIWRPIWKNIEKTIRGSSGTPLPKLR; encoded by the coding sequence ATGCGCATCATCATTGCAGGAATAGACACAAACGTGGGGAAAACTTTCGTTAGCTCCATCTTAACGATAATGCTCAAAGCAGAGTATTGGAAACCGATACAAGCAGGAAATTTGGATAACTCTGACAGTAAGGTTGTTCAGAAGCTTTCTGGTGCTCTATGTCACCCTGAAACCTATAGACTACGTCATGCCCTATCTCCCCATAAAGCAGCAGCTCTAGAAAACATGCCAATAGAAGAACACCGTATCTGCTTACCCAAAACTACAGCTCCGCTGATTATTGAAACTGCAGGTGGATTTTTATCTCCTTGTTCACAAAATCAACTTCAAGGTGATTTTTTTTCATCTTGGCCTTGCTATTGGCTTCTTATTAGCAAAGCTTATCTCGGAAGTATTAATCATACATGTTTAACAGTAGAGGCAATGCGAGCTCGAAACTTAAATATTTTGGGAATCATATTAAATAATTATCCCAAAGATGAAGAACAATGGCTAATGCAAATCTTAGACTTACCACTTCTGGGCACCCTAATTCAAGAAAAAATAATCACACAAACCACTCTAAATCATTACGCAAATATATGGAGGCCTATATGGAAAAACATAGAGAAAACAATCAGGGGTTCATCTGGTACCCCTTTACCCAAGCTGCGCTAG
- a CDS encoding aminotransferase class I/II-fold pyridoxal phosphate-dependent enzyme, which translates to MQFQSFLIDALEKRRTLNTLRSLTTTHHLIDFTSNDYLGFASSPALQTDILNAFMSTRTTVGATGSRLLTGHSQQYEDLEQKIADYHGMESSLIFNTGYTANLGLLYALATPQDRVLHDIHIHASIYDGIRLSKAKSFPFKHNNMQHLQQRLAVPYSGRTFVCVESVYSLHGSLAPLDTICELCETYSAALIVDEAHAVGVFGEQGEGLVSSLGLQDRVLATLYTFSKALGTHGAAIAGSALLKEYLINFCRPFIYTTAQPAHALTAIDIAYTHNKRASSHRKYLTHLIDYFRKQACDQHIQLLKDNAATPIQSICVCGSARVRNIANKLQQEGYNVRPIVSPTVKQKQELLRICLHTFNTETEIQQLFNILTQVL; encoded by the coding sequence ATGCAATTCCAATCCTTCTTAATCGACGCTCTAGAAAAACGCAGAACTCTGAATACTTTGCGCTCTCTTACAACAACTCACCATCTTATAGATTTTACTTCCAATGACTATCTTGGCTTTGCCTCTTCTCCAGCACTACAAACAGATATCCTAAACGCATTCATGAGTACAAGAACAACCGTAGGAGCTACGGGATCGCGTTTACTTACAGGCCATTCTCAACAATATGAAGATCTTGAACAGAAAATTGCTGATTATCATGGGATGGAAAGTTCACTCATCTTCAATACAGGCTATACAGCAAACCTAGGGTTGCTCTACGCACTTGCGACTCCTCAAGACCGTGTTCTTCATGATATTCATATTCATGCCTCAATCTATGATGGCATCCGACTTAGCAAAGCAAAAAGTTTTCCATTCAAACACAACAACATGCAACATCTACAACAACGCTTAGCCGTCCCTTATTCCGGCCGAACATTTGTTTGTGTTGAGTCTGTATATTCCTTGCACGGTTCGTTAGCACCTCTAGACACTATTTGTGAACTCTGTGAAACCTATTCTGCAGCCCTAATTGTAGATGAAGCCCATGCCGTTGGTGTTTTTGGAGAACAAGGTGAGGGTCTTGTTTCTTCCTTAGGTCTCCAAGACCGTGTACTCGCAACTTTGTATACCTTCAGTAAAGCCCTGGGGACTCACGGCGCGGCAATTGCAGGTAGTGCCCTATTAAAAGAATACCTGATTAACTTCTGCAGACCTTTCATCTATACCACTGCCCAACCTGCACATGCACTTACAGCTATAGATATTGCCTATACACACAATAAACGAGCTTCTTCCCACCGTAAATACCTTACTCACCTCATTGATTATTTCCGCAAACAGGCCTGTGATCAACATATCCAGTTACTGAAGGACAACGCTGCTACTCCCATACAATCGATTTGCGTCTGTGGGAGCGCTCGCGTTCGGAACATTGCCAACAAACTGCAACAGGAAGGTTATAATGTACGGCCTATTGTTAGCCCTACAGTCAAGCAAAAGCAAGAGCTTCTACGTATTTGCTTGCACACTTTTAATACAGAAACAGAAATCCAACAATTGTTCAACATACTCACTCAGGTCCTTTAG
- the bioB gene encoding biotin synthase BioB encodes MTEDTLSWTLDALRETYATPVFELIHKANTILRKNFPHSELQTCCLISVKTGGCVEDCAYCAQSSRYNTHVKPEPMMKIVDVLEEAKRAIASGATRICLGAAWRNVKDNHHFDRILAMVKSLTNLGVEVCCSLGLLSSEQAQKLYDAGLYAYNHNLDSSPEFYKTIISTRTYADRLKTLDVVNNSGINSCCGGIIGMGETPEDRIKLFYILANRKHPPESLPINLLRPIDGTPLQDQPPLSFWDMLRTIATARIVFPKSMVRLSAGRAFLSVEQQTLCFLCGANSIFYGDKLLTVENNDVSDDAAMIKLLGMIPRPSFSIPRGKRCNSNPS; translated from the coding sequence ATGACAGAAGACACTCTATCTTGGACATTAGATGCTCTACGCGAAACTTACGCTACCCCTGTTTTTGAGCTTATCCATAAAGCAAATACGATTCTACGTAAAAATTTTCCCCATTCAGAGTTACAAACTTGTTGTCTCATCTCAGTAAAAACAGGTGGATGCGTTGAAGATTGCGCATATTGTGCGCAATCTTCACGTTATAATACCCACGTCAAACCAGAACCTATGATGAAAATCGTTGATGTACTTGAAGAAGCAAAACGCGCGATTGCTTCTGGAGCAACCCGAATTTGCTTAGGAGCTGCTTGGCGTAATGTAAAAGATAACCATCATTTTGATCGCATTTTAGCCATGGTAAAGAGTCTTACGAATCTCGGAGTAGAAGTGTGCTGTTCTTTGGGGCTGCTCTCGTCTGAACAAGCGCAAAAATTATACGACGCAGGGCTTTATGCATACAATCATAACTTAGATTCTTCTCCAGAATTTTATAAGACAATTATCTCCACACGTACTTATGCAGATCGTTTAAAAACTTTAGATGTCGTTAACAATTCAGGAATCAACTCCTGCTGTGGTGGCATCATAGGCATGGGAGAAACTCCAGAAGATCGTATCAAGCTTTTTTATATTTTGGCCAATAGAAAACATCCTCCTGAATCTCTACCTATAAACCTACTTAGGCCTATTGATGGTACTCCTTTACAAGACCAACCTCCTCTTTCCTTTTGGGACATGTTACGTACGATAGCGACAGCGCGGATTGTTTTTCCCAAATCTATGGTACGTCTTTCTGCAGGTCGCGCTTTTCTTTCCGTAGAACAACAAACACTATGTTTTCTTTGTGGAGCAAATTCTATATTTTATGGTGATAAGCTTTTAACAGTAGAGAATAACGATGTAAGTGATGACGCCGCAATGATTAAATTATTAGGTATGATCCCTCGCCCATCGTTTTCGATACCCAGAGGTAAACGATGCAATTCCAATCCTTCTTAA
- a CDS encoding queuosine precursor transporter, translating to MNVTYRKTLVFSYLSLAFHLILILSNLVLSSKLIPTNFFGFTIPGGLILYPLTFVISDVVNEIFGPKQARIMIYSAFIANLVVSSIVQIFMFFPATSPEIQTAWHCLFDLSPLRFFASLLAFIVSQHIDIALYNFLKRRTPTTLLWLRSNGSTWLSQIPDTFIVDTCILYFGLRLPFTQTLQIMSYSYIYKITFCVLTTPVFCWIVGKIQKTLGIPIATTIKSTFSVNH from the coding sequence ATAAATGTTACCTACAGGAAAACTCTTGTATTCTCATATCTTTCCCTTGCATTTCATCTTATTCTTATTCTCTCAAATCTTGTTCTCTCTTCTAAGTTAATCCCGACAAATTTCTTTGGATTTACTATTCCTGGAGGTCTCATTCTCTATCCTTTAACTTTCGTTATATCAGATGTTGTGAATGAAATCTTTGGGCCAAAACAAGCCCGAATTATGATTTACTCTGCATTTATTGCGAATCTTGTTGTCTCCTCGATAGTACAAATCTTCATGTTTTTCCCTGCAACTTCTCCTGAAATACAAACTGCTTGGCATTGTCTTTTTGATTTAAGTCCTCTCCGATTTTTTGCTTCGTTATTAGCTTTTATTGTTTCGCAACATATCGATATTGCTCTTTACAATTTTTTAAAACGCCGTACTCCTACAACCTTACTTTGGCTACGCAGTAACGGATCTACATGGTTATCACAAATTCCTGATACGTTTATTGTCGATACATGCATTTTGTACTTTGGACTACGACTTCCTTTTACACAAACTCTACAAATTATGAGCTACTCCTATATTTATAAAATCACTTTTTGCGTACTCACCACACCTGTTTTCTGTTGGATTGTTGGGAAAATTCAAAAAACTCTAGGAATTCCTATAGCTACCACAATAAAATCGACATTCTCAGTTAACCACTAG
- a CDS encoding 4-hydroxy-tetrahydrodipicolinate reductase, with protein MQVGVIGCSGRTGSRIVTCLEQNSKYKVGPGFSRKSSFSLSHIVQSNDVLVDFSTPHVTEELIDQLQYFPKPVIIGTSAFPGNFDRRREKLQTLVCKVPVVLCPNVSMGAYVQKRLVTLLAQLCNECYDIRITETHHRNKQDRISGTAQDLVTTVCRTKLDCWGQEYSLGSFGKTGRKIELHSSRVGDVPGEHEVAFVSNGEQIIVRHTVFSREVFALGVLHILDWLFTVNPEPSLYGFEDALKVALWDEHCLLKK; from the coding sequence ATGCAAGTAGGAGTTATCGGGTGTTCAGGAAGGACAGGAAGTCGCATTGTAACTTGCTTAGAACAAAATTCTAAATACAAGGTAGGACCGGGATTTTCGCGTAAAAGTTCGTTTTCGCTTTCTCATATTGTGCAAAGTAATGACGTACTTGTGGATTTTTCCACTCCTCATGTTACTGAAGAATTAATTGATCAGCTGCAGTATTTCCCTAAGCCTGTGATTATTGGAACTTCAGCATTTCCTGGAAATTTTGATAGAAGGAGAGAAAAATTGCAAACATTGGTGTGTAAGGTTCCTGTAGTGCTTTGCCCTAATGTGAGCATGGGAGCTTATGTACAAAAGCGTCTTGTTACGCTATTGGCACAGTTATGCAATGAATGTTATGACATTCGCATTACGGAAACTCATCATCGGAATAAACAGGATCGTATATCAGGAACTGCTCAAGATTTAGTCACCACTGTATGTAGAACAAAGCTAGACTGTTGGGGACAGGAATATTCTTTAGGATCTTTTGGCAAAACAGGGAGAAAAATTGAGTTGCATTCTTCTCGAGTAGGAGATGTCCCTGGAGAGCATGAGGTTGCTTTTGTCAGTAATGGAGAGCAAATTATCGTACGTCACACAGTATTTTCCCGTGAAGTATTTGCCTTAGGAGTGTTACATATTTTAGATTGGCTTTTTACTGTGAACCCTGAACCTTCTCTTTATGGTTTTGAGGATGCACTAAAGGTTGCCTTGTGGGATGAACATTGCTTGCTTAAAAAATAA